The Narcine bancroftii isolate sNarBan1 chromosome 11, sNarBan1.hap1, whole genome shotgun sequence genome has a window encoding:
- the wnt2 gene encoding protein Wnt-2, producing MNSTFLLSLPLVVLSIAPRVYSSWWYMGALGTRVICDNIPGLVSRQRQLCHKHPDMMQSIGNGAKEWIAECQHQFRYHRWNCNTLDRDHTLFGRVMLRSSREAAFVYAISSAGVVFAITRACSQGELSSCSCDPQKKGISKDNKGTFDWGGCSDNIDYGISFAKAFVDAKEKKGKDARALMNLHNNRAGRKAVKRFLKLECKCHGVSGSCTLRTCWLTMADFQKTGSYLRRKYNGAIQVIMNQDGTGFTVANKNFKKPTKNDLVYFESSPDYCVMDREAGSLGTAGRVCNRTSRGMDGCEVMCCGRGYDTSRIMRVRKCECKFHWCCVVRCKECHEMTDVHTCKAPQNADWLDQT from the exons ATGAACTCCACATTCTTGCTCTCCCTGCCTCTGGTCGTTTTGTCGATCGCCCCTCGAGTTTATTCGTCATGGTG GTATATGGGTGCCCTTGGAACACGGGTGATTTGTGACAATATCCCAGGTTTGGTGAGCAGACAGCGACAGCTTTGTCACAAGCACCCTGATATGATGCAGTCAATTGGAAATGGAGCCAAAGAATGGATTGCAGAATGCCAACATCAATTCCGTTATCATCGCTGGAACTGTAACACACTGGACAGAGACCACACACTTTTTGGTAGAGTCATGCTCAGAA GTAGCAGGGAAGCCGCCTTTGTTTATGCCATCTCTTCTGCTGGAGTTGTGTTTGCCATAACAAGAGCCTGTAGCCAAGGAGAACTCAGCTCCTGTTCCTGCGATCCCCAAAAAAAAGGCATATCCAAGGACAACAAGGGAACCTTCGATTGGGGAGGATGCAGTGATAATATTGACTACGGAATTAGTTTTGCTAAAGcatttgtggatgccaaggaaaagaaaggaaaggaTGCCAGGGCACTGATGAACCTGCATAATAACCGAGCTGGTAGAAAG GCTGTAAAACGTTTCCTGAAGCTTGAATGCAAATGCCATGGAGTTAGTGGATCATGTACTTTGCGAACCTGTTGGCTTACCATGGCAGACTTTCAAAAAACTGGTAGCTATCTGCGAAGAAAATACAATGGAGCCATCCAGGTGATCATGAACCAAGATGGGACTGGTTTTACTGTAGCAAATAAGAACTTTAAAAAACCCACAAAGAATGACCTGGTGTATTTTGAAAGCTCTCCAGATTATTGCGTGATGGACAGAGAAGCAG GTTCTTTGGGGACAGCAGGCAGAGTATGCAACAGGACCTCTCGAGGAATGGATGGATGTGAAGTGATGTGCTGTGGAAGAGGCTATGACACGTCTCGCATCATGCGAGTGAGAAAGTGTGAATGTAAATTTCACTGGTGCTGTGTAGTCCGCTGTAAGGAATGTCACGAAATGACAGATGTACACACTTGCAAAGCTCCTCAGAATGCTGATTGGCTGgatcaaacataa